A single Desulfovibrio gilichinskyi DNA region contains:
- the dapA gene encoding 4-hydroxy-tetrahydrodipicolinate synthase, translated as MTFQGAFTALVTPFKDGAIDQDAYRELIEWQIEQGIDGLVPCGTTGEAATMTHDEQGEVIRICVEQTKGRVPVIAGAGSNNTKEAVNLTILAKKAGADATLQITPYYNKPTPQGLVEHFKALSNEASMPFILYNVPGRTGLNAMPETIARIAKEVPDVIGVKEATGNLTQCSNLIEQCPEGFIVFSGDDFTVLPLLALGGHGAISVVSNIAPKMMADMCAAYRAGDTAKAKDLHYKLQPLSRAMFIETNPIPVKTSLGMMGKLKTSFRLPLVPLLAEHEQELRTALKKNKII; from the coding sequence ATGACTTTCCAAGGAGCATTCACTGCTCTGGTGACTCCGTTCAAGGACGGAGCAATTGATCAGGACGCGTATCGCGAACTGATCGAATGGCAGATTGAACAAGGTATCGACGGTTTAGTTCCATGCGGAACAACCGGCGAAGCGGCAACTATGACTCACGACGAACAAGGTGAGGTTATAAGAATCTGTGTTGAGCAGACCAAGGGACGTGTCCCGGTCATAGCCGGCGCGGGTTCTAACAATACTAAAGAAGCTGTAAACCTTACAATCCTTGCCAAAAAAGCAGGAGCTGATGCCACCCTCCAGATCACTCCTTATTACAATAAACCTACTCCTCAGGGACTGGTTGAACACTTCAAAGCTCTTTCCAATGAGGCGTCAATGCCTTTTATTCTTTACAATGTACCGGGAAGAACAGGTCTTAACGCCATGCCCGAAACAATTGCAAGAATAGCTAAAGAAGTTCCCGATGTAATTGGTGTAAAAGAAGCTACCGGCAACCTGACACAGTGTTCGAATCTTATTGAACAATGCCCGGAAGGATTCATAGTTTTCTCAGGTGATGATTTTACTGTGCTCCCGCTGCTTGCCCTCGGCGGACATGGAGCAATTTCCGTTGTATCAAACATCGCTCCTAAGATGATGGCAGACATGTGCGCGGCCTATCGCGCCGGAGATACGGCAAAAGCAAAGGATCTTCATTATAAACTGCAACCCCTGAGCAGGGCCATGTTTATTGAAACGAACCCTATTCCGGTTAAAACATCTCTCGGTATGATGGGTAAGCTTAAAACTTCGTTCAGACTCCCTCTTGTTCCTCTACTTGCTGAACACGAACAGGAGCTTAGAACAGCTCTTAAAAAGAACAAAATTATCTAA
- a CDS encoding UshA-like (seleno)protein family 2, which yields MRPYIFVLFLLASIGFPFQAHAGKDAVLSIAYTANTFGTVNPCPSUGGKTLGGLARRAGYLQDLRDSKSPESFLIGGAFEFLPTSGVAIPDNKRDALSKSFQFMNYDLGILSPAEADLLKGSANGIPKNWINCKKASVKILTLAHGKKAGFIILPYLEKGTSDLSGELITELAELFKKYKSQTDVLIGLSPWGYFREKALLASPVFAESPLDILLGSGDGPGMTGTVDNNGKTLWVRSYPTGKAVNRIDIFQWPSRDADFKWTSGQNIRWFLQSLRDDVREEPTVLKLIEGISDDK from the coding sequence ATGCGCCCCTACATATTTGTGCTATTCCTCCTTGCCAGCATCGGGTTTCCTTTTCAAGCTCATGCTGGCAAGGATGCGGTATTGTCTATTGCATACACTGCCAACACTTTCGGAACAGTAAATCCCTGTCCGTCATGAGGCGGGAAAACACTTGGTGGACTGGCCCGGCGGGCTGGTTATTTACAAGATCTTCGAGACTCTAAGAGTCCCGAAAGTTTTCTTATTGGCGGTGCCTTCGAATTTTTACCGACATCCGGCGTTGCTATCCCCGACAATAAACGGGATGCTCTTTCTAAATCGTTCCAATTCATGAATTATGATTTGGGAATCCTCAGCCCCGCTGAGGCTGATTTATTAAAGGGATCAGCAAATGGTATCCCCAAAAACTGGATCAACTGTAAAAAAGCTTCTGTAAAAATTTTAACGTTAGCTCACGGTAAAAAAGCCGGATTCATAATATTGCCTTACCTTGAAAAAGGAACTAGTGATCTCTCAGGCGAATTAATTACCGAATTAGCAGAACTTTTTAAAAAATACAAAAGTCAAACTGATGTTCTTATCGGGCTTAGCCCATGGGGATATTTTAGAGAAAAAGCACTTCTTGCTTCACCGGTTTTTGCAGAGTCCCCTCTCGATATTCTTCTTGGAAGCGGAGATGGCCCTGGAATGACCGGAACTGTTGACAATAATGGTAAAACATTATGGGTCCGCAGCTACCCAACAGGAAAAGCTGTAAATAGAATTGATATTTTTCAGTGGCCGTCTCGGGATGCTGACTTCAAATGGACTTCTGGCCAGAATATTCGGTGGTTTCTACAAAGCCTACGCGATGACGTTCGTGAAGAACCAACTGTGCTGAAGCTAATTGAAGGTATTTCGGACGATAAATAG
- a CDS encoding HU family DNA-binding protein has translation MNKSELIKNLAEEKGLHVDESSEIVDAFVDAIKEALVRGDRVEIRGFGSFKMKEYQGYTGRNPKTGSVVSVTPKKLPFFRPGKELKEFLNG, from the coding sequence ATGAACAAAAGTGAATTGATCAAGAATCTGGCCGAAGAAAAAGGACTCCATGTAGACGAGTCCTCCGAAATTGTTGATGCATTTGTAGATGCTATCAAAGAAGCTCTTGTCCGTGGTGACAGAGTTGAAATCAGAGGCTTCGGTAGTTTTAAAATGAAAGAATATCAAGGCTATACCGGTAGAAATCCTAAAACCGGTTCTGTTGTCAGCGTTACACCTAAAAAACTACCGTTCTTCCGTCCAGGTAAAGAGCTTAAAGAATTTTTAAACGGATAA
- a CDS encoding MinD/ParA family protein, producing MINANKTLSMAIMSGKGGVGKTNLSLNLSYALNAGGNSLLLMDCDLGLANLDVLLGISPENNMQDLLRSNAKPSEIVIPIEKGKNFDILPAASGVPELVEMDEDMQEILFSKLSKLVGRYQYLVMDLGAGISGTVLSFATIAQMRFVVITPEPTSLTDSYALIKVLHTQHKVSDFNVIVNQVTSEKEAKDTFDRLNMACEKFLNIKLKNIGFVRYDPSVTEAVRRQIPFIKYAPKSEASRDILNIAVKIQKIRMENMGKLGDRPVIKKFPALSA from the coding sequence ATGATCAACGCCAACAAAACATTAAGTATGGCAATAATGAGTGGAAAAGGCGGAGTTGGAAAAACCAACCTATCCCTTAATCTGTCTTATGCTCTAAATGCCGGTGGAAACAGCCTCCTTCTTATGGATTGCGATTTAGGTTTGGCAAACCTTGATGTTCTCTTAGGGATTTCTCCAGAAAACAACATGCAGGATCTGCTTCGCAGCAACGCAAAACCCTCAGAGATTGTTATCCCTATTGAAAAAGGCAAAAATTTTGACATTCTTCCCGCCGCTTCAGGCGTTCCGGAACTGGTCGAGATGGATGAGGATATGCAGGAAATACTTTTCAGCAAATTATCCAAATTAGTAGGACGTTATCAATATTTAGTCATGGACCTTGGCGCAGGAATAAGCGGTACAGTTCTTTCTTTTGCAACAATTGCGCAAATGAGATTTGTAGTGATTACACCTGAACCGACCTCTTTGACTGATAGTTACGCTTTGATTAAAGTTCTTCACACTCAGCATAAAGTTAGTGATTTCAATGTAATAGTTAATCAAGTAACAAGCGAAAAAGAAGCTAAAGATACTTTTGACAGATTAAATATGGCCTGTGAAAAATTTCTTAATATTAAGTTGAAAAATATAGGCTTTGTGCGCTATGATCCTTCAGTAACTGAAGCAGTTAGAAGGCAGATACCCTTTATCAAATATGCTCCGAAATCCGAAGCAAGCCGTGATATTTTAAATATCGCTGTCAAGATCCAAAAGATCAGGATGGAGAATATGGGTAAATTAGGTGACAGGCCAGTTATTAAAAAATTCCCGGCTCTATCAGCCTAA
- a CDS encoding GGDEF domain-containing protein: MNAEYIAENEAELLEELLSVRERFCNETNVCFGKNCLDGLAVLRFCPGMTLNAWKILAETHDLNDWMTIPLEENSLPHLKHIQGVLQTLSYKTEHDPLTGISNRRAFEKTLDQEIERSSRDKTPVSLAILDLDNFKAVNDTYGHLKGDEVLIDLADMISSNSRRYDLVARIGGEEFAIILSGAGQHKAEQLVERLLEKTRELTFKKPNSTEKFSVTCSVGLATYKGLMNLRMHEFIEKADKALYKAKNTGKDRICTADILDYESVTRETLVHADEKKFLFTGK, translated from the coding sequence ATGAACGCTGAATATATAGCTGAAAACGAAGCTGAACTTTTAGAGGAACTCCTTTCAGTAAGAGAGCGATTCTGCAATGAGACCAACGTCTGCTTCGGTAAAAACTGTCTGGACGGGCTTGCCGTGCTCAGATTTTGCCCCGGCATGACTCTTAATGCTTGGAAAATTCTTGCAGAAACACATGATCTTAATGACTGGATGACAATTCCACTTGAAGAGAACAGTTTACCGCATCTTAAGCATATCCAAGGTGTATTACAGACTCTTTCGTATAAAACTGAACATGATCCCCTGACCGGTATTTCAAATCGAAGAGCATTTGAAAAAACTTTAGATCAGGAAATTGAACGGTCAAGCAGGGACAAGACTCCTGTCAGTCTGGCGATACTGGATCTTGATAACTTCAAAGCCGTCAATGATACCTACGGGCATCTTAAAGGAGATGAAGTTCTGATTGATCTGGCCGATATGATCTCCAGCAACTCTCGCAGATATGACCTAGTTGCCAGAATCGGAGGCGAAGAATTTGCTATTATTCTTTCAGGAGCCGGTCAGCATAAAGCTGAGCAGTTAGTTGAACGCTTGCTTGAAAAAACAAGAGAGTTGACCTTTAAAAAGCCTAACAGCACAGAAAAATTTTCTGTTACTTGTTCTGTGGGGTTAGCAACTTACAAAGGGTTGATGAATTTAAGAATGCATGAATTCATTGAGAAAGCTGATAAAGCTCTTTATAAAGCTAAAAATACGGGTAAAGACCGCATTTGCACTGCAGATATTTTAGATTATGAATCGGTGACCAGAGAAACTCTTGTTCATGCCGACGAAAAGAAATTCTTATTCACTGGAAAATAA
- the prfB gene encoding peptide chain release factor 2 (programmed frameshift), whose translation MLQFSDLKSMAVNCNSKFSSLWGRLDHAQCKERLEEIEHDLSKPGAWDKPDDLTPILREKSILEEKVTSYENLSSVHNDVEEWLTLASEDPDQEILEALSENLIKLSNMVEQTELATLLSAPEDKSTAILEIHPGAGGTEAQDWAEMLLRMYMRWCEKRNWEVSYLDLQPGDEAGIKSVTLQVKGLYAYGFLKGEAGIHRLIRISPYDSSGRRHTSFASVDVYPEISHDIEIEVKDEDIRLDVFRASGPGGQHVNKTNSAVRITHLPTNIVVQCQNEKSQLKNKETAMKVLKSRLYERELKKQEESKKADYSTKDSIAWGSQIKTYTMQPYRLVKDHRCGAEDGNVEAVLDGELDDLVRNYLLHAYGG comes from the exons ATGCTTCAATTTTCGGACTTAAAATCCATGGCAGTAAACTGCAACAGTAAATTCTCCAGCCTTTGGGGGAGACTT GACCACGCTCAATGCAAAGAGCGACTTGAAGAAATTGAGCACGACCTGAGCAAGCCTGGAGCTTGGGACAAGCCTGATGACCTTACTCCTATTCTGCGAGAAAAAAGTATTCTCGAAGAAAAAGTAACCTCATACGAAAATCTTTCCTCGGTTCATAACGATGTAGAAGAATGGCTGACCCTTGCCAGTGAAGATCCTGATCAGGAAATTCTGGAAGCTTTGTCGGAAAATCTTATAAAACTTTCTAATATGGTCGAGCAGACAGAACTTGCCACACTTCTATCTGCACCTGAAGATAAAAGTACCGCCATCTTGGAAATTCATCCCGGAGCCGGAGGAACTGAAGCTCAGGACTGGGCTGAAATGCTTCTTAGAATGTACATGCGCTGGTGCGAAAAAAGGAATTGGGAAGTCAGTTATCTTGATCTTCAGCCCGGAGATGAGGCAGGAATTAAAAGCGTAACTCTGCAGGTAAAAGGACTTTACGCGTATGGCTTTCTCAAAGGGGAAGCAGGAATTCATCGCCTTATCCGCATATCTCCCTATGATTCATCCGGCAGAAGACATACCTCTTTCGCTTCAGTTGATGTATATCCTGAAATTTCTCACGATATTGAAATTGAAGTTAAAGACGAAGATATCCGTTTAGATGTCTTCCGCGCCAGCGGACCCGGCGGGCAGCATGTCAACAAAACGAACTCAGCTGTGCGTATAACACATCTGCCGACCAATATCGTTGTGCAATGCCAGAATGAAAAGTCTCAGCTCAAAAACAAAGAAACTGCTATGAAAGTTTTGAAATCCCGCCTTTACGAGCGAGAGCTTAAAAAGCAGGAAGAAAGTAAAAAAGCTGACTATTCCACCAAGGATTCAATTGCTTGGGGAAGTCAGATTAAAACTTATACAATGCAGCCTTATAGACTGGTTAAGGACCATCGTTGCGGCGCAGAAGACGGAAACGTTGAAGCTGTTCTGGACGGTGAACTTGATGATTTGGTCAGAAATTACCTGCTTCATGCATACGGCGGATAA
- the lnt gene encoding apolipoprotein N-acyltransferase, whose amino-acid sequence MYLILPILIATFCAGIGYANPFLHFPAAALGFPLALGIIAFSKCSPREALKRGWITGTFACLACLYWLAYPIGVYGNISWFLAVPCPILMAMAVGAYYGVYTLILNIASRKLPPLFLCIFSAVLWSTMELAQGYFFTGFPWMTFSSAFSYWPQSIQGAAFVGAYGLSGLLISVTTGILIWKTSHLAKAWSVGILAILVMLGVLRTVPETFSTLHSTGNATIGIVQGNINQGLKWDAKYQVATLNKYIRLSKSLPAKPDLIIWPETAMPFQIQDPNELRATLVNFTKESDTPLLTGAPGYILHPKTRSFSLYNRAFLIDPHKTTLDWYDKSHLVPFGEYIPLKKYLPIDKLVQGVGDFIPGDDTSPLISRNLAMGILICYEGIFPELAQERVAQGANLLINISNDAWYGKTSAPYQHLGLVSLRAVEQGRYLIRCTNTGISACIDPLGNITDSTGLFVNAAVLTNPELITGKTFFSANYELITYGPLVLTFLFIIWIAIAPVSSTNKKNRKRIIQ is encoded by the coding sequence ATGTATCTGATTCTCCCAATTTTAATTGCTACGTTTTGTGCAGGTATAGGATATGCGAACCCTTTTTTACATTTTCCTGCCGCCGCTTTAGGATTCCCGCTGGCTCTCGGAATAATTGCTTTTTCCAAGTGCTCACCGCGTGAAGCTCTTAAAAGAGGATGGATCACAGGAACCTTCGCCTGCCTTGCCTGCCTTTACTGGCTTGCCTATCCTATAGGCGTTTACGGCAACATTTCATGGTTCCTCGCAGTTCCATGCCCGATTCTTATGGCTATGGCTGTCGGTGCTTATTATGGAGTTTACACTCTCATATTGAACATTGCCTCCCGCAAACTGCCGCCTTTATTTCTTTGTATTTTCAGCGCAGTTTTATGGTCGACTATGGAGCTTGCGCAGGGATATTTTTTTACAGGTTTTCCGTGGATGACCTTTTCATCCGCATTTTCATACTGGCCGCAGTCAATTCAAGGTGCGGCTTTTGTCGGAGCTTACGGACTTTCAGGACTTCTGATCTCCGTCACAACCGGAATCTTGATATGGAAAACGTCCCACCTTGCAAAAGCATGGTCTGTAGGAATTCTGGCAATTCTTGTAATGCTGGGTGTTCTTAGGACAGTTCCTGAAACATTCTCAACTCTTCACAGTACCGGCAATGCTACTATTGGAATTGTTCAAGGAAATATTAATCAAGGCTTAAAGTGGGATGCAAAATATCAGGTTGCCACTCTTAATAAGTACATCAGGCTAAGCAAAAGCCTGCCTGCAAAGCCGGACTTAATTATCTGGCCTGAAACGGCTATGCCCTTCCAGATACAAGACCCAAACGAATTGCGGGCGACACTGGTTAATTTTACGAAAGAGTCGGATACACCCCTTTTAACAGGAGCTCCGGGCTATATTCTGCATCCAAAGACCAGATCTTTTTCGCTATATAACAGAGCTTTCCTTATTGATCCGCACAAAACAACTCTTGACTGGTATGATAAGTCACATCTGGTTCCATTCGGTGAGTACATACCGCTTAAAAAATATTTGCCGATTGATAAATTAGTTCAAGGTGTTGGTGACTTTATCCCTGGGGATGACACCAGCCCTCTTATAAGCAGAAACCTTGCTATGGGGATACTCATCTGCTATGAAGGAATCTTCCCTGAACTTGCTCAGGAAAGAGTTGCACAAGGTGCAAACCTGCTGATTAATATAAGTAATGACGCTTGGTACGGCAAAACTTCTGCCCCGTATCAACATTTGGGACTAGTCTCCCTTAGAGCTGTAGAACAAGGGCGATATCTCATCCGGTGTACTAACACTGGAATTTCAGCGTGTATCGACCCACTCGGAAATATTACCGATTCTACAGGATTGTTTGTTAATGCAGCAGTATTGACAAATCCTGAACTGATCACCGGAAAGACTTTTTTCAGTGCTAACTATGAATTGATTACATACGGACCGCTAGTCCTGACATTTTTATTCATTATTTGGATAGCTATCGCGCCTGTCAGTTCAACTAATAAAAAAAACCGCAAAAGGATTATACAGTAA
- a CDS encoding hemolysin family protein: MDDGSEGRLWAKLINIFRKADSPLEEHILEAREDGEIKSEVVSMLLNVLELKDTTASEIMIPRTDIIGAEISGGLTEVAEQIIEHCHSRIPVYMDSKDHIIGIVHAKDIIAPLLACKRDESLENLLREPFIVSENIQIKTLLKEFQSGRVHMAILQDEYGGTSGLITMEDILEEIVGDIADEYDAVRPSDFYERDDGSFMISGRVSLYEVSEKLHLELDSEHVDSIGGYLSELMGRIPNVGEFLDFAGYKFTIHESDAKQIISILVEPPKGV; encoded by the coding sequence TTGGACGATGGTTCTGAGGGCCGATTATGGGCCAAATTAATTAATATCTTTAGAAAAGCAGACTCACCTCTCGAAGAACATATCCTCGAAGCTCGAGAAGACGGCGAAATAAAAAGCGAAGTTGTTTCGATGTTACTCAATGTTCTTGAACTCAAAGATACCACTGCAAGTGAAATAATGATTCCCCGCACTGATATAATCGGTGCTGAAATCAGTGGTGGTCTCACTGAAGTTGCTGAGCAAATAATAGAGCACTGTCATTCAAGAATCCCCGTGTATATGGACTCCAAAGATCATATTATCGGAATTGTTCACGCCAAAGACATTATTGCCCCGCTTTTAGCTTGCAAAAGAGATGAGTCACTGGAAAATTTATTACGCGAACCATTTATTGTTTCCGAAAATATCCAGATCAAAACTCTTCTTAAAGAATTTCAATCCGGCAGAGTTCACATGGCTATATTGCAAGATGAATATGGCGGAACATCAGGTCTTATAACAATGGAAGACATTCTGGAAGAAATTGTAGGCGATATTGCTGATGAGTATGACGCTGTGCGCCCCTCAGATTTCTATGAGCGCGATGATGGAAGTTTCATGATTTCCGGCAGAGTTTCTTTATATGAAGTCTCTGAAAAGTTGCATCTTGAACTTGACTCAGAACACGTGGATTCCATCGGAGGATATCTGTCTGAATTAATGGGCAGAATACCCAATGTCGGCGAATTTCTCGATTTCGCCGGATACAAATTTACTATCCATGAAAGTGATGCCAAGCAAATAATCTCTATTCTTGTTGAACCTCCAAAAGGCGTTTAG
- the mnmG gene encoding tRNA uridine-5-carboxymethylaminomethyl(34) synthesis enzyme MnmG — translation MIRKQPTPDVFDLIVAGAGHAGCEAAMAASTLGLKTLLLTINVDRIGHLSCNPAIGGLAKGHMVKEIDALGGYMGLWSDKAGIQFRTLNTRKGPAVRASRAQMDRNEYMRVVQKDIFAQENLWVRQDTAETLIIEDGKAGGVVTKIGERFKSKAVLLTTGTFLQGLIHIGLEHFSGGRMGDPAAEGMSASLKEAGLTLGRLKTGTTPRLLKDSIDFDKLEVQYGDNPPLPFSFRTEKINLAQVPCHITYTNEQTHEAIRSGFERSPMFTGIIKGTGARYCPSIEDKVARFPEKGRHQIFLEPEGLESPEIYPSGIPTSLPLDIQKRMINSIVGLEQAQIVRPGYAIEYDFVPPTQLLPTLETKTLPGLFLAGQINGTSGYEEAAAQGIWAAINAFCSLTGRPPFVLSRDQAYIAVLIDDLVTKGTQEPYRMFTSRAEYRLLLREGNADQRLTAIGRELGLVGDAQWEMYSCKKKGLDDAIKGLNSIRIKPDTATCEIINKIGGTAPGKSVPLATLLRQPELTIHDITELWPAIETFSEEILLEAETQVKYEGYLVRQQELVDKFRKKESITIPNNVNYSEVAGLTREGVEKLTAIRPLTLGQASRISGITPAAISSIEIHLKKIGAI, via the coding sequence ATGATTAGAAAACAGCCCACACCGGATGTATTCGACCTTATAGTAGCAGGAGCCGGTCATGCCGGTTGTGAAGCAGCCATGGCAGCTTCCACTCTCGGCCTCAAAACTCTTTTGCTCACTATCAACGTTGATAGAATCGGGCATCTATCCTGCAATCCGGCTATCGGCGGACTGGCCAAAGGACATATGGTCAAAGAAATCGATGCCCTCGGTGGATATATGGGGCTGTGGTCTGATAAAGCAGGTATTCAGTTTCGTACGCTTAACACACGCAAAGGTCCGGCAGTAAGAGCCAGCCGAGCCCAAATGGACCGCAATGAATATATGCGGGTTGTTCAAAAAGATATTTTTGCGCAAGAAAACTTATGGGTGAGACAGGACACTGCTGAAACCTTGATTATTGAAGACGGCAAAGCCGGCGGAGTCGTGACTAAAATCGGCGAAAGATTTAAATCAAAAGCTGTACTGCTGACCACCGGAACTTTTTTGCAAGGACTTATTCATATCGGCCTTGAACATTTCAGCGGCGGAAGAATGGGTGACCCAGCCGCCGAAGGCATGTCAGCATCACTTAAAGAAGCAGGTTTAACTCTGGGCCGTCTTAAAACCGGAACGACTCCAAGACTGCTCAAAGATTCAATCGACTTTGACAAACTTGAAGTTCAATACGGAGACAACCCGCCGCTTCCGTTCAGCTTTAGAACTGAAAAAATAAATCTTGCGCAGGTCCCCTGCCACATAACTTACACCAACGAGCAGACTCACGAAGCTATTCGCAGCGGTTTTGAAAGATCTCCCATGTTTACGGGTATAATCAAAGGAACCGGAGCTCGTTACTGCCCTTCAATTGAAGATAAAGTTGCCAGATTTCCCGAAAAAGGGAGACATCAGATTTTCCTTGAACCGGAAGGACTTGAAAGCCCGGAAATTTATCCGAGCGGTATTCCTACCAGCTTGCCTCTGGATATACAAAAAAGAATGATCAATTCTATTGTAGGTCTCGAGCAGGCTCAGATTGTCAGACCGGGGTATGCCATTGAATACGATTTTGTTCCGCCTACACAGCTTCTACCTACGCTTGAAACAAAAACTCTGCCCGGACTGTTTCTAGCCGGACAGATTAACGGTACATCCGGTTATGAAGAAGCTGCTGCACAGGGTATCTGGGCCGCCATTAACGCATTCTGTTCGCTGACAGGCCGTCCTCCTTTCGTGCTTTCACGCGATCAGGCATACATTGCGGTCCTTATTGATGATCTGGTCACAAAAGGGACTCAAGAACCATACCGCATGTTCACCTCCCGCGCTGAATACAGACTTCTCCTTAGAGAAGGAAATGCTGACCAAAGACTCACCGCAATCGGCAGAGAACTCGGACTTGTCGGCGATGCGCAGTGGGAAATGTACAGTTGTAAAAAGAAAGGTCTTGATGATGCGATAAAAGGTTTAAACTCCATCCGCATAAAACCGGACACAGCAACATGCGAGATAATTAATAAAATCGGCGGAACAGCTCCCGGGAAATCCGTTCCCCTCGCAACACTGCTTCGCCAGCCGGAACTGACTATTCATGACATAACAGAACTTTGGCCTGCGATAGAGACCTTCTCTGAAGAAATTCTTCTAGAAGCTGAAACACAGGTTAAATATGAAGGATACCTTGTCAGGCAGCAGGAACTTGTTGATAAATTCCGCAAAAAAGAGTCAATAACAATACCAAATAATGTAAATTATTCTGAAGTTGCAGGGCTGACGCGAGAAGGAGTAGAGAAACTTACTGCAATTCGTCCCCTAACCCTTGGGCAAGCCAGCAGAATTTCAGGGATAACTCCTGCGGCGATATCTTCTATAGAAATTCACCTGAAAAAAATCGGAGCAATCTAA
- a CDS encoding M20 family metallo-hydrolase, producing the protein MPGQLLSKIDSLKDDALELHTKLVSIPAIGPANNGKGEKDKADYLTSYLKEHGFDEVKSYNSPDDRVECGYRPNLVTIIPGQNSSKTLWIISHMDVVPVGDLSLWNTDPFTLVQDGDAIYGRGTEDNHQGLVSSIIAARALKECGVTPGCNVGLIFVSDEETGSEHGLDFMLKEHENLFKKKDLFLVPDFGEPDSSMVEISEKSTLWLKVTVEGKQCHASTPEYGVNSLVAAAAMIVEIPELHFQFDDQDELFSPPFSTFVPTKKEANVENVNTLPGKDVFYIDCRVLPTYDLEDVIEQVEGMGNYVAEEFGVKVTVEIDNKHQAVPQTPVDAEIVEKTIFAIKEVYGVDATPRGIGGGTVAAHLRERGYQAVVWSTLLNQAHQPNEKGSLSNTLGDAKVMVLLPF; encoded by the coding sequence ATGCCCGGTCAACTTCTATCTAAAATCGATTCATTGAAAGATGACGCTCTTGAACTCCACACAAAATTGGTTTCAATTCCTGCAATCGGCCCTGCAAATAACGGGAAGGGAGAAAAGGATAAAGCTGATTATCTCACCTCCTATCTCAAAGAGCACGGTTTTGACGAAGTTAAATCTTACAATTCTCCTGACGACAGGGTTGAATGCGGCTACAGGCCGAATCTTGTAACGATTATTCCCGGACAGAACAGCTCCAAAACACTCTGGATTATTTCGCACATGGACGTTGTTCCGGTCGGAGATTTAAGTCTTTGGAACACTGATCCGTTTACACTTGTTCAGGATGGAGATGCCATATATGGACGCGGAACCGAAGATAATCACCAAGGTTTAGTAAGCTCCATTATTGCAGCTCGAGCTTTAAAAGAATGCGGAGTGACTCCGGGTTGTAACGTCGGTTTAATCTTTGTTTCAGACGAAGAAACCGGAAGCGAACACGGTCTTGATTTCATGCTCAAAGAACATGAAAATTTGTTTAAGAAAAAAGACCTTTTCCTTGTTCCTGATTTCGGCGAACCGGATTCAAGCATGGTAGAAATTTCTGAAAAAAGTACTTTATGGCTGAAAGTTACCGTAGAAGGTAAACAGTGCCACGCATCTACACCTGAATATGGCGTAAACTCCCTTGTCGCAGCAGCTGCAATGATTGTTGAAATTCCTGAACTTCATTTCCAGTTTGATGATCAGGATGAACTTTTCTCTCCTCCATTCTCAACTTTCGTTCCTACGAAAAAAGAAGCAAACGTTGAAAATGTTAACACGCTGCCCGGAAAAGACGTTTTCTACATCGATTGCAGAGTGCTCCCGACCTACGACTTGGAAGATGTTATTGAACAGGTTGAAGGGATGGGTAACTATGTAGCAGAAGAATTCGGCGTGAAGGTCACTGTTGAAATAGACAACAAACACCAAGCAGTACCGCAGACCCCCGTCGACGCTGAAATTGTAGAAAAAACAATATTCGCAATCAAAGAAGTATATGGAGTCGACGCGACCCCTCGCGGAATCGGCGGCGGAACGGTTGCAGCACATTTACGTGAACGCGGTTATCAGGCCGTTGTATGGTCAACCCTTCTCAATCAGGCTCATCAGCCTAATGAAAAAGGATCTCTGTCCAATACTCTCGGCGACGCAAAAGTTATGGTTCTCCTCCCCTTTTAA
- a CDS encoding PxxKW family cysteine-rich protein, with product MSKKNVKFHVLDGAEMTAEGLLFKGTILEPVVEQCEGCERAVDFDSKNYCPCYAQPAKKWGHGVCNFATHARAGVDKEGKVKVNPLKASKRAARGR from the coding sequence ATGTCTAAAAAGAATGTTAAATTTCACGTGCTTGACGGTGCTGAAATGACTGCAGAAGGTCTGTTATTCAAAGGAACCATCTTGGAACCTGTTGTCGAACAGTGTGAAGGATGCGAACGTGCTGTTGATTTTGACAGCAAAAACTACTGCCCATGCTACGCTCAGCCTGCAAAAAAATGGGGACACGGCGTATGTAACTTCGCAACTCATGCTCGCGCAGGAGTTGACAAAGAAGGTAAAGTTAAGGTTAACCCACTTAAAGCTTCCAAGCGTGCAGCACGCGGCCGGTAG